One genomic segment of Methanothermococcus okinawensis IH1 includes these proteins:
- a CDS encoding ATP-binding protein has protein sequence MTKIIAISGKGGTGKTMFSTLLVKALSKKTHNMLVVDADPDSNLPETLGVEVELTIGDIREELKQLVADDKLPAGISKQDYLLGKIYEIIVETENFDLLVMGRPEGSGCYCSVNNWLRQIIDNLAKSYDYVIIDTEAGLEHLSRRTTQNVDTMIVVSDASKRGLGTAKRIKKLANELEIKFKEIYVVANKVNDENKDMVEKNAKELGLNLIGKLPYNEEISKYDLIGKPLFDIDENNEVYKKVEEIAKSL, from the coding sequence TTGACTAAAATAATAGCAATAAGTGGAAAAGGCGGCACTGGCAAAACTATGTTTTCTACATTACTTGTAAAGGCATTATCAAAAAAGACCCATAACATGCTTGTTGTTGATGCTGACCCTGATTCGAACCTGCCTGAGACACTTGGAGTTGAAGTAGAACTAACTATTGGAGACATTAGGGAAGAATTGAAACAGTTAGTAGCGGATGATAAATTACCTGCGGGCATTTCAAAACAGGATTATTTACTGGGAAAAATATATGAGATTATAGTAGAAACAGAGAATTTTGACTTGCTTGTTATGGGAAGACCAGAAGGAAGCGGATGTTATTGTAGTGTAAATAACTGGTTAAGGCAAATTATAGATAATCTTGCAAAATCTTACGATTATGTAATTATAGATACAGAGGCAGGATTGGAGCATTTGAGCAGAAGAACAACTCAAAATGTAGATACAATGATAGTGGTTAGTGATGCTTCTAAGAGAGGATTGGGGACTGCCAAAAGAATAAAAAAACTTGCTAATGAACTTGAAATAAAATTTAAAGAGATATATGTTGTTGCAAATAAAGTAAATGATGAAAACAAAGATATGGTGGAAAAAAACGCCAAAGAATTGGGATTAAATTTGATAGGAAAACTTCCTTATAATGAAGAAATATCAAAATACGATTTAATAGGC
- the pdxT gene encoding pyridoxal 5'-phosphate synthase glutaminase subunit PdxT, whose translation MIIGILGIQGDIEEHEEMVKKINCTPKRIRTPADLDDIDALIIPGGESTTMGKLMKKYGFIEALKKSDFPILGTCAGMVLLSKGTGREQPLLELMDITIKRNAYGSQRESFEEDIELDGEKVHAVFIRAPIVDKILNDKVKVIAKEGDNIVGVVEGKYMAIAFHPELSDDGYKVYKYFLDNVVGK comes from the coding sequence ATGATAATAGGTATATTAGGTATCCAAGGAGACATTGAGGAGCACGAAGAAATGGTTAAAAAAATAAACTGCACTCCAAAAAGAATTAGAACACCCGCTGATTTAGATGATATTGACGCCCTTATTATTCCAGGTGGAGAAAGCACCACCATGGGCAAACTTATGAAAAAATATGGTTTTATTGAAGCTTTGAAAAAATCTGATTTTCCAATATTGGGAACATGTGCGGGTATGGTATTACTCTCGAAAGGAACTGGAAGGGAACAACCACTTTTAGAGTTAATGGACATAACCATTAAAAGAAACGCCTATGGAAGCCAGAGAGAAAGTTTTGAGGAAGATATTGAATTGGATGGAGAAAAAGTCCATGCGGTATTTATCAGAGCTCCTATTGTAGATAAGATATTAAACGATAAAGTTAAAGTTATAGCAAAAGAGGGAGATAATATTGTTGGTGTAGTGGAAGGTAAATACATGGCAATAGCATTTCACCCGGAACTCTCTGATGATGGATATAAGGTTTATAAATATTTCCTAGATAATGTTGTTGGAAAATAA
- a CDS encoding radical SAM protein translates to MKFLILDGYTDEPAGLGVPPYIGTYPRYTAGVLYKYNYDVHYITIDKLREEIKKGFDFNKFDAVIAICGFHTPGKYLNANPATLKEIVSILYDFRGLKILGGPVATKFGSSREGGKIKDEKNLKYFFDIVASGDLELTLYDLIENNFSIEKINPEKLRYYSQIREFAIRGAKIVKQHPNYPYIIAEIETYRGCSRHISGGCSFCTEPRRFGSPVYRDEKDIVDEVKELYLNGVRYYRIGRQPCIFSYKAKDGEKDEVPKPNVEAIERLFKGIRNNIKPEVLHIDNANPAVIARHENESREIAKILVKYCTGGNVAAFGVESFDENVIKKNNLLTTPEDVLKAVKILNEIGGSRSSGGLPHLLPGINLLFGLKGETKETFNINYNYLKQIYDEGYMIRRINIRQVVPFFGTDISVKDVKKANKRKKLFLSFKEKIRKEIDNAMLKRVIPKGTVLKDVFVEVMKKDSKNPSLSNKIKEKDALYFGRQFGSYPILVGIIGKDLKLRSFVDVKITGYGRRSITGRVV, encoded by the coding sequence ATGAAATTTTTAATACTCGATGGTTATACCGATGAACCTGCTGGACTTGGGGTTCCACCATATATAGGAACCTATCCAAGATATACAGCAGGCGTTCTTTACAAATATAACTATGATGTGCATTATATAACTATCGATAAATTAAGGGAAGAGATTAAAAAAGGATTTGATTTTAATAAATTTGATGCAGTTATTGCAATTTGTGGATTTCATACACCTGGAAAATATTTAAATGCAAATCCTGCAACATTAAAAGAAATTGTATCAATTTTATATGATTTTAGAGGATTAAAGATATTGGGAGGTCCTGTTGCAACAAAATTTGGTTCATCGAGAGAAGGTGGAAAAATAAAGGATGAAAAAAACCTTAAATATTTCTTTGATATTGTAGCAAGTGGAGACCTTGAATTAACCTTGTACGATTTAATTGAAAATAATTTCAGCATTGAAAAAATAAATCCTGAGAAATTAAGATATTACAGTCAAATAAGGGAATTTGCAATTAGAGGGGCTAAAATTGTAAAACAGCATCCCAATTATCCTTATATCATTGCAGAAATTGAAACATACAGGGGTTGTTCAAGACATATAAGCGGAGGATGTAGCTTTTGCACAGAACCGAGAAGATTTGGGAGTCCAGTATATAGGGATGAAAAGGATATTGTAGATGAGGTTAAAGAATTGTATTTAAACGGCGTAAGATATTATAGAATAGGAAGACAGCCCTGTATTTTTTCCTACAAAGCCAAGGATGGCGAAAAAGATGAGGTGCCAAAACCAAATGTTGAGGCTATTGAAAGATTGTTTAAGGGCATACGCAACAACATCAAACCTGAGGTATTGCATATAGACAATGCAAATCCTGCGGTGATAGCAAGGCATGAAAATGAAAGTAGAGAAATTGCAAAAATACTTGTTAAATACTGCACAGGAGGAAATGTTGCGGCTTTTGGTGTTGAAAGTTTTGATGAGAATGTTATTAAAAAGAATAACCTATTAACTACTCCCGAGGATGTTTTAAAGGCTGTAAAAATATTAAATGAAATAGGTGGTAGTAGGAGCTCAGGCGGTCTTCCACACTTACTTCCAGGTATAAACCTATTATTTGGATTAAAGGGAGAAACAAAGGAAACATTTAATATAAATTATAATTATTTAAAACAAATATATGATGAGGGTTATATGATAAGAAGGATAAATATAAGGCAGGTTGTTCCATTCTTCGGCACAGATATAAGTGTAAAAGACGTCAAAAAAGCAAATAAAAGAAAAAAATTATTTTTGAGCTTTAAGGAAAAAATTAGAAAAGAAATCGACAATGCAATGTTAAAAAGGGTAATTCCAAAGGGAACTGTATTAAAAGATGTATTTGTTGAAGTTATGAAAAAAGATTCAAAAAATCCTTCATTATCCAATAAGATAAAAGAAAAAGATGCTCTTTATTTTGGGCGACAGTTTGGAAGCTATCCTATATTGGTTGGAATAATAGGAAAAGATTTAAAACTTAGAAGCTTTGTGGATGTTAAAATAACAGGATATGGTAGAAGGTCCATAACTGGAAGAGTTGTTTAA